The sequence TCACATGGGAAAGTCAACCTTTTCAGTCGTACTAGGCATCACATTGTTAAGACCGAGTTTTCTTGTTTGATCCCAAATTATTTAAAACTAGTATTTCAAACTAATTTTGTTTGGGAGTTACTCTTCTGTGTAATTGGAAGTAATTTTTAGAATCTCTTATATTACAAGCTAGTTTGCAAGAAAATTCTCTTggctttagggtatgtctatgctgggAAAGGTACCAAAATAGCTATTCCAGAGTAATTATTCCAGGGATAGTTGTTTCAATATAAGCTTCAGAATCAGAGTGTCCACATGAGGGCTTGTACTGAAAGAACTATTGGAATAATTATTACCTGAATAGCTATTTTGGTAAGTTTTCTGAGGTAGACAAGCTTTAGTCTCTGTAATAAGAACAGCACAGTACAGCTCACTTTTGCAATccgtggatgaaatcctggccccactgaaatcaatgagttttgcCATTTGTTAGTGATTCATCCCTTTTGTCCAGTGACAGAACTGCTCAGAAGGCGACAGCTTAGGCTTGGTTATAACAAGAGAGAAACCTCTGACATACCCATAAACTGAGATGAATGGGCAATAATAATGACCGTATGTCCATCTTACAAACCAAAAGTAAAGCCAGCGTCTTAAAAATGAATCTCCAAAAGCTCTAAAACGACTTTAGCAACAAGACCCAAAggggaattaaaataaaacctgACACATGCATATGAAATGTAGCCCTTCTTCCTAGGTTACCTGAAGCACAACCCCACCAAAAGGAAAGCCCCTGCCTACACTTTTAAGGGGGCAAGGCCTTTGCTCCGTGAAGCCTGTTCTCCGGGTCCTCGTTACTATGTGGAACCCGCAATGaccaggaagggaaaggaagcTGCCCCAGCTTATACCATGTGTGGGCGCCCCAAGGTGAAAACTGAGGTCACACCTGGCCCAAGTGAGTAATATTTCTTTCAACCATTTATTCAAGGTGAGGATAATGTGCCTATGGGTGTCCTACATTAGGGGAATATAAACCACAGCAAAATGAGGTATAGATGTTTTCAAATGGAAAGTAACAGCTCCAGTATTTGAGGGTAGGATGTGGAAGGAACAACAACATGGGTGGTAGACTCAGGATTCAAGGAAGGGCAGTGCAGGGccacagggctgggaggaggggaacagcagtgcagggggtgggagcaggATGGAGGAGAACTGGCAAAGCAGGACGAAGGGGATGGGATGTAGGGGGAAAATGGCCGTGCAGCATGATGTGGTTGGTTGGGACACTGCAATTTTGCACAGACTGAACCTACAGATCAAGCCACCTGTTTGGCATGAAAGGATCACTGTTGTTACTTTGCTCATCTCTTGTCTAGGCGATTATTCACCAGAGAAGTCAAAAAAGCATGTTTATGAATCTGCTCCTGTGCACTCCATGTCATTCAGGACTAggagcttcagtgtagacagcactccAGGTAAAAATCCAACAACTAATAAAGGAAACCAATCTAGGAGTCCTGTAGTTGCCACCTAACCTAAAAGCCAGAAAGAAAGTGAAATTCCTGAGACTGACTCCACAGCAAAGTATTATAATGAAGGAAGAAAGCTTTGGTAATAGCATGTGTAGTTTGAACTTGGGGCTCTTAAAAGCCATGAATTAGAGATGGTCCTGAGCTTAATATGGTTGTCCTCTGCACTGGTTACAATATAGTTCCAATTTGTAGTGCAAATGGAACCTTAATAGTGTTCTGTAACTGGGCTTAAGACTTGCTCACATCCAAAGCTTTCGCTCAGTTACAGTACATGGTTAAGGacagccctgtctacactaaaaCAGAAATCATGTCTTAAACGAGTCAATGGACATGTATGTTATAACAAGACTGTATCCCATTTGTATTTGTAGTGGAGATGGGCTCTTAGAGACAATTTAACTGATTCAGTGTCAAAAGAGGTGAAAGTTGAAGAAACTAAATTCTTCCTCTCAATTAACAAGGGGCAATGGGGGACAGAAACCAACAGGAATATTtccaggggaggaaaaaaaaaaactgaaaacactCAATGCTTTTGTGACAACTCTCAGAGTTACTAGACATTGATACCACAGCCAGGCAGCTTATGTCTCAAAATTGAGAAGAACTCCTTTGGCACAGAGGTATAAAAGCTCACTAGAAGTCAGTGTTACACCCAGACTTTGAGACATACTATCGTCAAGATTAGTaggccaatatatatatatatccctccttctctccagcctctgttgAAAGCCTCTCTCCCATATGATGCTCCCTCTAATCCCTGAGGATTCACACTGTACATAACTATCATGGTTCCCCCCTCCAGGTCCTGGCGCATACACTATCCCTCGGGTGATGGGACCCAACACAGTGGACAAAACTGCTAGCCCTTGTTATTCCATGAAATGGAAGAGTAAGCTTGGTCGCTTTGATGAGGATCTCCATAAGGTAAGctgcttttccatttcttttccagCTGCTCTCATTGACAACCAGTGGTCAGTCACTGCCTCCAAGACTGAAGGCCTTTAAGCATTGGTGGGTTCTTTCCTAGTACTTGAAGAGATACAAGTGCTCTGCAGCATGAACAGATACAAGTGCTGCAGCTGAAGACTGGCAGCAAACATGGCTGTTCTTAGTCACTGAATCATTGGCAAGTCAGGGCTCTCACTGTATTTGCAGCAAATACCTGTCTAAGGGCTTCATCCAAAacccatcaaaatcaatgggaatctttccaatgACTACCATAGTTTTCAGATCAGGCCTAGTTCTCGTGCTATGCCTAAGCACCATGTTGCCTGAACTCCATCCGGAAAAGGAGTTGGAACTGGGATGAGGACAAGAAATGTGTTAAGTAAGAGAAGTTCAGATATGAAGTTTCACATCAGGACACATATTGCAATATATTTTTTATGTTCTAGAGGAAAAATCTTTTGCTCCAATGTTATAGTTACTGAGTATTTTGACATCTTATTGTGCATCTGCAGTAGCAACATTTCAAACTCAAATTTCTCTGCCATCTCCAAAGAATTTTTCTTACTGAAATACCTACAGTGATCCATGTCCCCAGATAATAACTatgtgtaaaaagaagaacaggagtacttgtggcaccttagagactaacaaatttattaaagcataagctttcgtggactacagcccacttcttcggatgcatatagaatggacattctatatgcatccgaagaagtgggctgtagtccacgaaagcttatgcttatgctctaataaatttgttagtctctaaggtgccacaagtactcctgttcttctttttgcggatacagactaacacggctgctactctgaaacctatgtgtAAAAAGTCTTTCTAAAATACCCAGTAATAGTCATTAAAATGTCAACAATTGCCCGCAGTAAACACAGCAGCATCTGAAGGACCACAGCTTTCTTACAAGAGCAAATAATTGTTACGTCTAAGATGCTGCTGTGTGGTAAGAGTtggaacatgatttttttttaaatgattagcaTTGTGTTTTACaatgaggggtgtgggaaaatAAAATTGACATCTTGCTCAAGCTTATTTTCTGGAAATAATGATCCCCCTAGGTAGAAGGCTGTAGCAACATTCCTAGTGCCACCTTCCAAACTAATCATCAGATTTCATGCCTATGATAACATCATACTAAGTGAAATAAGACTGTGTAGCTGAATACCATGGAATGTTACATATTTACAAACTGATTATTTTTGTATTAGATGAAAAATGATCATGTACAGATTCTTGCTAATTATCTAAAACCTACTGAAAACACTGGGCTTTTAAACAAATCTTTTACTATAAACCATATATAAAAGCCAATGACGGTCATAGGTGCCTAACGTTTGCAGAGACAGAACAATGGCACTTTCATTTCAGTTTGAGCCACTGTCCCCTTGCAGTCTGTCAAAAGTGAAGTGGCTCAGGCTAATAAGATTTCAGACATCTAATGTAAACTTCTAAAGGACATGACACTGTTGAGAGGGGAAACTTGCCcttctgcaaaaaaacaaaaacaaaataaaataaaaaaattgttagaATTAATTGTTACAGATAAACCTTTGCTCCTCTCAAATTGGGGATATTGAATGTAGCCATTTTCAATGGATGATTCCATTGACTCTCTTACAGACCCCGGGTCCAGCTGCATATAAAAAGACAGACGTTGATGTGTACAAAAAGAGAGCCCCCAAGTACAGCATGAGCTCCCGGACTAAGCCTGCAGGAACTGTTAGACATCCTGGACCAGGAGACTATTATCCCGGAAAGGTAAGGCAGAGAAATCTAGAGGGTAATTTACTTGAGTCAGAGGACAAAACAGACACAGGCAACAGGGCTGGTTTGTATTTAAACTCCTTGAGTTGACAAGTCTTGATTTAGAGCTATCATGAAAACTTTTTCCAGCAGAGTTCAGCATATAAAAATCCAGATTCATATAGCAAGGACAAGATCCTTCAATATACCAATGCATTAAGATGAGTATTGGTAAGAAGGGACATCAATCTGCATGGAAGAGCTACAATTAATGTTTTAATTATTGCCCCGAAGAGCCCATGTTGGAACAAGTcaaagttaaattttaaaaaaacacatctCAAAATATTAATGCATTATTGAGACAGATTAATTGTAGAGAGTCAAGAAACTGGACAGGTTTCTTTGAGAAATCCTtgtgcatatcaattccagcagGATCTTTCATTCCATCTGTTTGGGTATGTATTCATCAGATATCTGAGCTTACATGAGCACGTGTACAAAAGCACAtgtacaaaaatacaaaatattatatTTGTGCATCTGGGATTAAAGAAAAAGGTTTAAACAaatagaactcaatcatttcactGTCAGCTGCTGTTGTACGAGCATAAACTTGTATGATTGATATGTGGACTCAAAGACAAACCATAATGATTCTATTGCTGATTGAATTCTATCCAAGCACACACTTTGATGTCTCCTTGGATAACTGCGACCCCATTTTCTCAGATCCTGAGTAGTACACTGCTCAGTGTCCCCTGTAATGAAACGGCCACAACCATTCCCCATCACAGCTCTGAGATTCCACATATTTCTTATATCTTTCCAATTCTTTGGTCAACATGGAAAGATTCCCTTCACCCATACTCTTCACATTCCATGTGTCTACTCTGATCGTTCATTTACAAAGGTTCAAGTCACTCTTCCTTGGTGCAAACATCAGGTTTATCCTGAAGGATTTGGTACAGAATCATCATAGCTGCAACTGGTACTCTTAATGGCCAGAACCTCCTCCCCCAGTATAGTTTGTTGTGCTTTCTAACCTCGGGGTCTTGCCATCCAGCACCACATGGAGATTAATGTTTCGCCTTTGTTCTAGCATGGAAGTACAGAAGGTGGTTTCCTATGGACTCCCCTCTAGTTTTTAGCTGCTGTTGATTAAATACTTGATTGAACTTTTCCACCTTCCCATGGCACTTCCTCCATCAGGGTTCCATTACCCTCCCCAGGCACTCATCCAGCCAAAACACTGGCATGAAGTGTGCCAAGTTACTTGAATGCCACTCTGCACCCAGCACCAGCCAGTTGGACTACTTTTTGTCTGGTCCCTACCCTTTGACTTGTCCAGCTTGGGTGGCTCTGTCAGGAGATAAAGCTCCTGCTGGCATAGTTATCAAGCTCATTGGAATATGCAAGCCTTCCCATCATGCCAAGGTGCAGTGCCCAGGGAAGGGTTCTATGAACGGTGAAGTTGGAAGTGTAAGCTCTCATGAAGCTTACTGaaacaatgttttttgtttacaaaatgagaaaggaagacGTTTAGTTGAATTCTGCTGCTCTCATCACCTGGTCTTTACAAACACCATCTTCACCCATCACCGTACATATTTAAACACATAGAAGTCACCTGAAAGTATGTCAAAGAACCAAATTGTCTATGTAATGATACAGCAATGTTGGAGATAGAGCATCCAATGGATACAGACTGACTCCCAGTCTGCACTTGGGAGACCACCAACCGTTAGCCTCAAACATAAACTGAAAGAGATAAGATGTTCAGCAGGTCCGCTACATTTGGATCGGTTCAGAATCATCAAAAACTACATGACTTCTGTCCAAAATGGGTTTGAGGGATTGTCACAGGTAGAAGAGAACAACCTGAATAAACTTTGGAATAACATGAAAACTATCATGCTCAAAGCTGCCAAATTATACATTCTGAAAAGTAAGTGTCGCAGTGTACCACAGATGACTGAGAAATAGCTTGAGCAAGTGGAACAATAATGCAGAATGAAAAAGAATGTCTTAGAGACTTAAGAATGAAAGAGAGAGTAAAAGGAACTAAACAGATCCAAAGGCAGATTAGATGAGACAACAGTGAATACATCAGGGCAAAATGCATGGAACTTGCGAATCACAGAGAGAGTAATATAATACAAAAAATTTGTTCACAGAGATTAGACTTCTTACCAAAAAGTTTTCCCTGCAATTGAACATAACAAAAGATCATGATGGCAGAATCCTCACTGAAAGGGATATCAAATTCTGAAGGAGAGATTACTTTGCCAATCTTTATGGTTCATTAGAGCCACTCAGAATATAGGGCAACAAAGGAGAGAGTACAGAGCCAGAGCCATCAATCCCACAAGAGGAAGTGGTGTGTACTATTATGAAAATGAAGCCAGGGAAAACACCATGGGAAGGTAAAGTACCAGCAGAACTGTTTAAAGTGACTcgtgtggaaaatttccaaccacgTATGGACGCCTAGAAATTGGCCAGACAACTAGATGAAAGGGAGTCTGTCTGCCATTACCAAAGAAAGGGGACATAACAGAGAATAACAATTGTATCCTCAGCCCAATATCACAATTGACCAAAGATTTGCCCCACCTAATCCACGATCGCATGAAGCAAATGACAGAAGCagaactaccaccaccaccacaacttgTTTTCAGAGAGGAACAAGACACATGTGATCAAACTGTGAACGTCAGTCAGTCACATAATTGAAAAATGCAGGGAGTACAACCAACCATTGATCATGTGTTTCATGGACTACTCAAAAGTGTTCAATACTGTCCAAACTTGATCATCTTTGGAGGATAATGGCAGATTTGCAAGTCTTTACCTTCAACAACAGACGACACTGCTGCAGGCAATAGCTAGTGGTTTTCCACTGGGCTGTGCGTGAGACAAGGGTGTATTCTGTCCCAAACTTTTTCAAGAGGTATGCAGAATGAAACAAACCTGGAAGATTTTGATAAAGTGGAAGGAACTGGGATTTCCATTGGTGGACCCCCTCTTAACTGACCTTAGATATGCCAATGACAATACCTGTTGCTACAACCACTGGTGGAATGTAATGAATGCTGGAATCTGTAAAAAGTTAGTGAGGAACATAGACTATCCCTGAATACTGTAAAAATTAAGTGCATGTATGTTGACACGATTAACAAAAACAGGATGAAAGTGGACATCATGATTAATAGTTAAATTGTAGATGGTCTCCCTCACTAAAATTTAGAAAAAGCATGACATCTCAAAATGTATGAAAGTTTGATTGGTGAAAAGCTTAATTTTCTCAAGAGCGACCTATAGATGTGAATTACGGGTAATGAATGTTGGCAAGTAGATGAAAACTGAAGCCTTTGAGATTTGATGTTGGCAAAGATTCCTGCATATCTCCTGGATGGAAAATATGACAAATGCTTAAATTAGCAGCATTATTAGAGAGAAGACGACCATGTTGCTGGAAATCAACAGGTGTAAATTTAGGTCCTATGGTCACATCAGGCACAGAGATGGAAATAATCTTGATAAAGTTATCCTGGAAGGAACGGTGGGAGGTCCTCATAATAGGGGACGACTGGGAAGGAGATGGAGGAACGGTATGTGGCAGATCAGTGAGAGGACAGCTGCTGAGTGTTCGAAGCTAGTGATGGATTGAGAAGGCTTCTGAAAAGTCTGCTGTGATGTAACCAATATTCAGACTTGaataaatagattttatttacttaaacaaatgcacaaatttaCACAAACATATTTGAAGAACAGCATCAAAATTAGTGCAGCTTTTCACCTGTATTgattttttacaaatatatatcACATTTGCTTATATATAGAAGTGCCTGAAGTATCTTAAAGTGGCAGCTTTAAAAATTTACAAACTAGTTTGGGGATCATTTTAATCTGCCACTGCTGTCTCCTAATGATGAAATGTGGCAACTATTTTTACAGCATATAATATTGTATCAATGCAGAGTTTAGAAAAGTAAGTCAGAGATACTGTACCCTATTGAAACTGCAAGGAGGAAGGCAGAATTATCCCAGTTGGTAACGTGGCCAAGATACTGCAAATTGCAAACTGTTTCATAAAGTGCCAGTGGGATTTTTAATAACCACACAGAGAAAAGCCCTAGTTTAAGTTTCACCTGAAAGACGCACTTGGCAATTACTATATCACTCTGccctgtgctgtgtcatcataacacacacacatccctttctTTCAATAATGCAAGTTATATGTACAAGGGGACATAATtaagaataattaaaatatttcagttagaAGCCTGCTCAAGATAGAATATAGGATTGGAAGTATTTTGAAATTTGGGCAAGTACCAATGCAGCCTACAACTTCACAGCTCATCCCTAATtctaattgtgtgtgtgggggggggggggggggagggaagggggtattaaataaaaaacaaaactgttttaaaagGGACCATTGAAATAAGAGATATTGAATAGATTTTACACCAATATTCCTAAAATACTCATCTCTGGTCTAAGAAAAAAAGCACAGGAACTCTTAACCCAAATGGCAGTAATGTCAAAAGTTATTATAGAAACAACTGATTAGAGAGTGTTGGAATAAAAATATCAACTTAATGGGTACAGTTAAATGCATTCTAGCAACAATAAAAGGAGAGAGGCATAAAGTGGACAAGGTGGGATCTATAGGAGTATCTGGGTAAGTAAACCTCacaaactattaacatttatgagAAATCTGTTTCATAAAGAAACTGATGCAGGGTGTGGTGCATACAGAAGGAACAAGGCTACTTATCTAAGGGAAGAAGCTGCACTTTCAGACTGCCAACATCAAAGGTCAAACACCACCAGACACCCCTCCTCTTATTAGGAAATTTTGTAACATCTAACCTGGAGTTCAGAGAAGCTGATTGCTCTTCAACCATTCTAATCTGGCTGTATGATCAAGACAGTCTGTGCACCAACCTGCCCCTTCAGTTACAAACTTTCTTTTCACTGATAGGAATCTagtaaaaggggtgtgtgtgtgagacaataGGTGACCTGGACTGTCCAGATCTTGTACTTGATTGGGGAGGTCATGTAGCATAGAAAGTAGAAACTAACAAACCTGATGCTAGTTAATGGCGAATATCCTGATGTGTTATATTTACTTTTCCATCTCCAGATAACACTGACCAAGCCTTGTGCCCCAGTTGTTACCTTTGGAATCCGACACTCTGAGTATACAATGCCTTTGATAGTGGATGTCTATTGACCTTCACGCAAGCCGCCTTACAGAaactacatttatttttctatatCATGTTGCTTTATGTTTTAAAGCTGCCAGTTTTTATACAAGTTCTTATAATTAACAATCATCTATCTTCAAACAAGTAATAAGTTTCTACAAGTTCTAGCACTAAAGGATGACGAATATTCAGAAAATGATCACTTGCAATAATTTAACTTGCCTCTGGCTATGAAGAAATTttccatatccccccttaatgaAGAGGACATGCTGAAGCTAGCAGTATTACCCTGGCGTGTGGATCTTGCTGTATCTACCTGCTGAGAGTCTGAACCCTGGCACTAGTGCATTGCAGCATCTGGATCCTGTGTTCCAGAAACTGGGAATTCACAACTGTATACATAAAGAGTCACTCAATTTTGTACTATTGAgctattttgttgtttgtttactCCTGTGATGACCCTCACTGTATGTGTCATTTATCCCTTTTATTGTGTTCTATTGTAGTATCACCatgtaaagaaaataaatcaggGAGTCAGTATTTATCATGTCAAAGTAGCTGAATACTTCAATCTACCTTTAGATGGAGTTACAGACTAAAGTTTAAAGGGATACTGTGTGGTTAAAACAAGTTTTTACATGTGTTACATCTTTAGcttattaaaacaaaactttaaaaaattaaatgggcTTTTCATCACTCATTCCTAGTTTACATTTTCCTCTTCATTAATCTTGGATaatggggatggggagcagaTGATTAGAACCACTTCTGCTTCTCAAGCCTTAGCAAAATATTGCCATTTTAGAATTGCTAGAAAATGTTAAAATCCTAAATTAAAAAAACTTTTCATTAAATTTAAGAACAAAGTTtcattagaattttttaaaacaaagtaagcCTAGATTGCCAAACAACATCCCCTTAACCTAGGAGAAGCGCTGTTCTTGCTCTCTCAGCTGCTGTATGCCGGATGGCTGTGAACATGCAGCGCCTTGCAAGGTCCACATGCAGGCCAACCATAACTGCAGGCTGCACTCCGGAAGCATAGGAACTATTCCAGAGAAGCATACTGCCCTAAAGAGGAGGTGGACGACCTATGGACACCCTGCAGCTACACATCACCACTTGGAGCAGGCCTGACACAGCAGGGGTGGGAAGTTGCTCCTGTTGAAGTGGTATAGAAGTAGATACTCTCCTCCTGAATTATAGGGGAAAATCCTGTCTCTGTGAGGCTTCCTCCCCAAGCTCCATGCAGAAATGGTGCAACTCTGCACCATCCCTTGCTACGAGCAGTGCCTGGGCTCAGCTGTGGCACTCAAAGAAGGTTAACAATTATTGGGAAGGACAAATTGTCTGCCCCACTTAACCAAGCTGGGAACCCGAACAGTCCCTTCCCCCATTTATTTTGTTCTCTCAAAGTTTTACTTAGCCTTTCAAGGCAAGGTTAGTGTGAAGGTGGTGATGGGGAAGCGCACTGTTGGACTCCAGAGGACAATGCtgacctttattttaaaaatatttttaaactaaaatttcaaaacaagaagtcattttgaataaaaaaatcaaagtacttcattccaaaaacaaaaaaaattgggaCAAAAGTGTCAAACAATCCGTTGAAACCCAGgggaagttttggttttgacaaatgagcattttccaacaacaaaaattgtttaaaaagttcctgaccagctctattattGACTCTGAGCAAGATGGGCGATTTGTACTTGAGTGGTCATTTGTCCTCTTCatcacagaagtcagtgggggaCAATTTCTCTTCTTCTTCATGGATACATGCAGATCCCATAGGGTGCTATCTTGTCACACCTTCTGGTCTAATGCATCTTAGAGCTTGGATGTAATCTCCACTGCCCAGTGTAGTGCGTATTGTATTACTGATGTATTTAATGTTGGTGCATCAATGCAGGTTCCAAGGCAATAGGTTCTATAAAAAGTTAATCATGTACATGTTTGGAAACTGGCTAGTATAATACAGCTTCGGACCATGATAAGAACATACATATAACATTACTGGTGCAGCATCTTAAGACAGTACAAGTTTATTCACAccataaaaagcaaaataaagaaatCATTGCTCTGGCAAGAATTAGTGCTTTGGAGTTTTTTGGTTAGGAAAGATTTGCTTGAGGGAAGCAGACGGAATAGTCAAGTGAGCCACCCAAATTTTTTAAGCATGTAAAATGAGCTTAGAACAGCCAAGTCTTACCAAAGACAAGAATCAAACAGGACTGAGTCAACTGAGCCAAGAGCCAGAGTGGATCATCACTGCATCCTTCTCTCTCCATCCCTATTGCACATTCTACCTTTGGAACAGGATAAGGACACAAGTTACAGTACATCAACTAGTACATTAGAAAATCAATATTCAAGGTAAGAAGCAGATTAAGAAAACTGGATCTAAATCTGCAGAAGGATCAATGTTCTGTGGCTTGTAAGAGAGGAATTCTTCACTGTCTCACAGTGTCATTTGTCAGGGTCAGACAATATATACAGGGATTAGGGAATATGAGTTTGTTTGGGGAGAATAACTGTATAGAGGATATGTTCTTTGGTCCTAGAGAGGTGGCTACATCAAGAGGAATAAGAGATTGCTTTGCTTGATGATTGGCTATCTTACAGGAGAATCCAGAGAAGCCCTTGGAACAATTAATATACACTAGAAAACAATTATGGTAGAGTCGTTTTGTACCATAAGagccttttaaaataatgtgtagagtttggggtattttttttaaacaatagcaGTATTCTTAGAATGGTTTATTATAACTGGAGGCAGATATAAATAATTCAGATGGGAGAACATACATGGGTTGgaatgagaggggacataacaagGTCAATGAAAGGGAGAGAAGGGTGGTTTGGAATGAGCATTCTTAACCAACATACAGTACAGAATAAAGATGTAGTGCTGAAAGATAATTAACATCCTTCATTCACACAGCATTCTAATGCACAGAATTATGTAGAATCATCACAGAACAGGGTACATACTGTATCTCAAAGTGCTGAAAGCTCTGGAGTGATGGCTTCACAAACAATAGACAATACATGCTCAGGTATGTACTCCAGACAGTCACCCAGTGACATGCAGCGTACCTACCAGGTGATGTACTGTGGAGGGGACAAAGAATTGGGAATTCTAAGGTTACCTCCTATTTTAAATCATCCCTCTGATCAGACCACTTAAGATGACAGATCTAAACTCCATTTTTATCTATGGAGTGGAAATGTATTATGGGAATGCTAGTACCAACTGTACAAATAACTTCCCCTTCTAGATTATTTAAACAATAGTTTCCAAGCCTTTTGTAAAGTAATATTTTTCCTCTTCAGTTTTTCAACTCTTGCATGTCTTCTACAGTTGCAACTGAGCACGTGTGTATGTGTTACAAGAGCCATATTTGTGCTACTGCCACCAGCCATCTCTTTACTGCCTTTCCCCATCCTCGGCTATAAGACAAGCAAGCAGGTAAAACCAAGCTATCATGGTTGTAAAATCCTGCTGTGATACCATGAATGGCTGATGGATTTTTGTAACAAGTAGTAACTACTCAACTCAGTACCTACCACACACAATTCAGTTCTTTAGAGTGTTATACAACAATTCTAGCCTAGTGAGATGCTGTTGGTATTAATGTATTTCAAAACATAAAATGAGATTAACTGACTTCCCAAGACCACAGAGCAAGCCAATGACAGAGCTGGATTAGAACTcaacagctcctgcctcccagtcccatATTCAGACTA is a genomic window of Malaclemys terrapin pileata isolate rMalTer1 chromosome 4, rMalTer1.hap1, whole genome shotgun sequence containing:
- the ODF3 gene encoding outer dense fiber protein 3 isoform X2 translates to MGDSAWVGTWRPHRPRGPIMAHFTSPGPKYSIQGTTGYLKHNPTKRKAPAYTFKGARPLLREACSPGPRYYVEPAMTRKGKEAAPAYTMCGRPKVKTEVTPGPSDYSPEKSKKHVYESAPVHSMSFRTRSFSVDSTPGPGAYTIPRVMGPNTVDKTASPCYSMKWKSKLGRFDEDLHKTPGPAAYKKTDVDVYKKRAPKYSMSSRTKPAGTVRHPGPGDYYPGKITLTKPCAPVVTFGIRHSEYTMPLIVDVY
- the ODF3 gene encoding outer dense fiber protein 3 isoform X1, whose protein sequence is MGDSAWVGTWRPHRPRGPIMAHFTSPGPKYSIQGTTGYLKHNPTKRKAPAYTFKGARPLLREACSPGPRYYVEPAMTRKGKEAAPAYTMCGRPKVKTEVTPGPSDYSPEKSKKHVYESAPVHSMSFRTRSFSVDSTPGPGAYTIPRVMGPNTVDKTASPCYSMKWKSKLGRFDEDLHKITLTKPCAPVVTFGIRHSEYTMPLIVDVY